In Wenyingzhuangia fucanilytica, the following are encoded in one genomic region:
- a CDS encoding NAD(P)H-dependent oxidoreductase — protein MNIIESLEWRYATKKFDNTKKLSKEQLQTIKKAFNLTATSYGLQTLSLVIVETPEIREQLLPHAFNQKQIIDASHLLVLCYPNDFDGANVEEYFNRVKKKRNTPDEILKPFRDFLMNDFDSKSELDKHKTFIHQTYIALGNLLTVCALEKIDSCPMEGFNPAKFDEVLKLKEKNLKSALLLPVGFRAKDDFMAKEKKVRKSLSEIIIEI, from the coding sequence ATGAATATTATTGAAAGCCTAGAATGGCGATATGCAACCAAAAAATTTGATAACACCAAAAAGTTATCAAAGGAGCAATTACAAACCATCAAGAAAGCTTTTAATTTAACAGCAACTTCTTACGGATTACAAACTTTAAGTTTGGTTATTGTAGAAACTCCAGAAATTAGAGAGCAATTATTGCCTCATGCTTTTAATCAAAAACAAATAATAGACGCCTCTCATTTATTGGTATTATGTTACCCTAATGATTTTGATGGAGCCAATGTAGAAGAATATTTTAATCGCGTAAAAAAGAAAAGAAATACGCCTGATGAAATTTTAAAACCATTTAGAGATTTTTTAATGAATGATTTTGATAGTAAATCAGAATTAGACAAGCACAAAACATTCATCCATCAAACCTACATTGCCTTAGGAAATTTATTAACCGTTTGCGCTTTAGAAAAAATTGATTCTTGCCCAATGGAAGGTTTTAACCCAGCTAAATTTGATGAAGTGTTAAAATTAAAAGAGAAAAATTTAAAATCGGCACTTTTATTGCCGGTAGGTTTTAGAGCCAAAGATGATTTTATGGCAAAAGAAAAAAAGGTAAGAAAATCATTATCAGAAATAATTATAGAAATCTAA
- a CDS encoding DUF2851 family protein: protein MKESFLHLVWQQQLLNSIELCTVKGEKLKIHKTGFLNKLQGPDFSNALIEIEEQKWAGNIEVHVKSSDWYAHQHQKDKNYNNVILHVVYEHDVEVFDEHSNEIPTLELKDCIVKNILKNYRSLMEVPQQWIFCEHKLKKIDAFKINNWLERVYVERLERKVDDVASVYKKCGKDWEATLFLTLAKYFGGNLNGQLFLGAFAQVDFSVIRKQMVNKTTHSFLYGLLGLLESNKVEDAYYQSLQKEFAYQKQKYRLDDLKKFQLHFYGCRPQNFPTIRLAQLIAFYEEHLAVFDKILSLGNKLNDYKDLFKVKIDDYWQEHYHFDKPSKKSPKQISKGFVDLLLMNVVIPVLFLHAKTQGEDDSFLLELMYEIPPEKNNIISKFNQLGIKTNSALQTQALLTLKKEYCDKERCAECTVGIELMKS, encoded by the coding sequence ATGAAAGAGTCTTTTTTACATTTGGTTTGGCAACAACAGTTGTTAAACAGTATAGAGTTATGTACTGTAAAGGGAGAAAAATTAAAAATTCACAAAACAGGATTTTTAAATAAATTACAAGGTCCAGATTTTAGCAATGCACTAATTGAAATTGAGGAGCAAAAATGGGCAGGAAATATTGAAGTTCATGTAAAATCTTCTGATTGGTATGCGCATCAACATCAAAAAGATAAAAATTATAACAACGTAATTCTACATGTGGTTTATGAGCATGATGTTGAGGTTTTTGATGAGCACAGCAATGAAATTCCCACTTTAGAGTTAAAAGATTGTATTGTTAAAAATATTTTGAAAAACTACAGAAGTTTGATGGAAGTTCCGCAACAATGGATTTTTTGCGAACATAAACTAAAGAAAATAGATGCTTTTAAAATTAACAATTGGCTAGAACGTGTTTATGTAGAGCGTTTGGAAAGAAAGGTTGATGATGTTGCTAGTGTTTATAAAAAATGCGGTAAAGATTGGGAGGCAACTTTGTTTTTAACTTTGGCAAAATATTTTGGAGGAAACCTAAATGGACAATTGTTTTTAGGAGCTTTTGCTCAGGTAGATTTTTCCGTGATTAGAAAACAAATGGTAAATAAAACCACTCATTCTTTTTTATATGGATTGTTAGGGTTGTTAGAAAGTAATAAAGTAGAAGACGCTTATTATCAAAGTTTACAAAAGGAGTTTGCTTATCAAAAACAAAAATATAGGTTAGATGATTTAAAAAAATTTCAATTGCATTTTTATGGTTGTAGACCTCAAAACTTTCCAACAATTAGACTGGCTCAATTAATTGCTTTTTACGAAGAACATCTTGCTGTATTTGATAAAATTTTAAGCTTAGGCAATAAACTTAATGATTATAAAGATTTGTTTAAGGTTAAGATTGATGATTATTGGCAAGAGCATTATCATTTTGATAAGCCTTCAAAAAAATCGCCTAAACAAATAAGTAAAGGTTTTGTTGATTTGTTATTGATGAATGTGGTGATTCCGGTTTTATTTTTACATGCTAAAACCCAAGGAGAAGATGATTCTTTTTTGTTAGAATTGATGTATGAAATTCCGCCAGAAAAAAACAATATCATCAGTAAGTTTAATCAATTAGGTATTAAAACCAATTCGGCATTGCAAACACAGGCTTTGTTGACCCTTAAAAAAGAATATTGTGACAAAGAGCGTTGTGCCGAATGTACTGTTGGTATTGAGTTGATGAAAAGTTGA